Proteins found in one Puntigrus tetrazona isolate hp1 unplaced genomic scaffold, ASM1883169v1 S000000148, whole genome shotgun sequence genomic segment:
- the nhsa gene encoding Nance-Horan syndrome protein isoform X3: MPFAKRIVEPQWLCRRSDADEEGLLLQDLCAFSNVALSRTLRQLSDLAKHACSLFQELEHELLATNRRVCALREKMSRIQETTGALDPKQEAVPLSNLDIESKLSGHYQAPWHLQRNVFLPSTRPACVEELHRNAKQSLRALYRDQQQRQEVSERERRVTISISMAPPMPTYPSPRAHRRRQQRDRPLATERTERDIETQTTQAQIVPPVDSDPELVALGHWPKSPIPNVPSTLDKQTNWAGILPLPTPEEKMKTDSQVITSCIVPINVTEEGANATSPSAISAFLRVGFDREASVRCSLVHSQSVLQRRRKLRRRKTITGIPRRVQQDFDSDESPVARERTVIVHTNPEICQEDLMLSRLNTKDSGCQTEEFLIVGAAPSRRRIRAQRGQGVTVSLSHSTGNISSLPDNSDTMFTASVGSRLRSRSLPREGGRLVDEGHDDSDEDDEEEDEEELSPSETEDFLPVPGEHILKDDEESTDDQAIPESQHNSLKFKQHAGSTEHDWIERGRSHLPRKTDMGSCEISSSSDTFSSPIHSVSNAGVLTSQMDHKEDHQSSSGNWSGSSSTCPSQTSETIPPAASPPLTGSSHCDSELSLNAATNTNDDSTGFIIDPYPGDRSQGLRSHRTGSFTSTATDMLDDAGVSTASEGEWSYSHYRHNLPCHPDFSPEHSRAENILECPSFASIATFESLTDRPPSEKADTTSHFSVDVEGYYTSMHFDCGLKGSKSFTYNYASVDQQQAEYGHQTNTLGRRSLSLRKPKVKPSPPKRSSSLKKISSHGGPPTDKNEPKNAVGQNKSMSSGERTQHVGLNGGSSSQLESEEPLGAWGVESSTEIPEVALFGSTETHSFKDEGAVQSDYADLWLLNDLKSNDPYRSLSNSSTATGTTVIECIKSQESSESQTSQSGSRATTPSLPSVESEFRLPSPEKLVGLASPSSGYSSQSETPTSSLPSAFFPNAHPMSPTGGKRKPKVPERKSSLASLQQHSSKRDLELPIIPPSHLDLSALPNVSKPSIHKNQMHILHHSKQKAAVSAEIKHESLATSISSDELAVTSPLAITPTVLRSVQLRSVGKSGDGSPDRPITDSATRPKCPTVTIITPPTHNKPHETRKPPPYRPLLTETSSQDNCETLFTPVDGLPAKNIASHFGARNRYDRLAPSPFWSMTAFKAPSEQLNIDEVMSENSREVAEEVSTSNNLFPQSSLEVEQIQPWKSEPNEGRPGQNGLGKRSDSLDQVPDIVYQRSETLQAYLISSAGEEFVTSGVPTRSASQELVEEGSTPETEDYFSKESTPSDSTVSPLTDESKTEDDSVFLSPSKSRTTEDLFAMIHRSKRKMLGRKDSGEMSVRSRLAVVSGNGSATNPATLPSTPNMPTSPSAQTGAQRTPGPIYRSAKKSSTSNEEFKLLLLKKGSRSDSSYRMSATEILKSPVAPKSPGELLMEGSRPFEEPLSPLQTQIPEGTPEQMPSPFPKSYAEGFSPKAFPTSASTRQGRSRMPPAANSSRYSTRSRLYTAPMQAISEGETENSDGSPHDDRSS; this comes from the exons ACCAGCAGCAGAGGCAGGAGGTCAGCGAGAGAGAGCGCAGGGTGACCATTTCCATCTCCATGGCTCCGCCCATGCCCACCTACCCCTCGCCCCGGGCCCACCGCAGACGCCAGCAGAGAGACAGACCCCTCGCCACG gaaaggacagagagagacatagaaACTCAGACGACGCAAGcacag ATTGTTCCTCCAGTGGATTCAGATCCAGAGCTGGTGGCTTTGGGCCACTGGCCAAAGAGCCCGATCCCGAACGTGCCCTCGACGCTGGACAAACAGACCAACTGGGCTGGAATCTTACCACTGCCCACCCCAGAGGAGAAGATGAAGACGGACTCTCAAGTCATCACCTCATGCATCGTTCCCATTAATGTAACAG AGGAGGGCGCCAACGCTACTTCCCCCTCAGCGATATCAGCTTTCCTAA GGGTTGGGTTCGACAGAGAGGCCAGTGTACGCTGCTCACTAGTCCACTCACAATCAGTGCTGCAACGGCGAAGGAAGCTAAGGAGACGGAAAACGATCACTGGCATTCCCAGACGGGTGCAACAAGATTTTG attCTGATGAGTCTCCAGTGGCCAGAGAACGTACAGTGATAGTCCACACCAACCCTGAAATTTGCCAAGAGGATCTCATGCTCTCTCGTCTCAACACCAAGGACTCTGGTTGCCAGACAGAAGAATTCTTGATTGTTGGGGCTGCACCCTCACGTAGACGGATCAGAGCCCAAAGGGGGCAGGGCGTGACTGTGTCACTGTCCCATTCCACAGGCAACATATCTTCTCTGCCTGACAACTCTGACACAATGTTCACCGCCTCAGTAGGCTCCCGTCTGCGTTCTCGAAGCCTCCCCCGAGAGGGAGGGCGGCTGGTGGACGAAGGTCACGATGACagtgatgaggatgatgaggaggaggatgaggaagaacTGTCACCCTCTGAGACAGAGGACTTCTTACCAGTCCCAGGGGAACATATTCTTAAAGATGATGAAGAAAGCACTGATGACCAGGCAATCCCAGAGAGCCAGCATAACAGTTTGAAATTCAAGCAGCATGCTGGAAGTACAGAGCATGACTGGATAGAGAGGGGTCGATCCCACCTGCCTCGCAAAACTGACATGGGTAGCTGTGAGATTTCCTCCAGTTCTGATACATTCAGTAGCCCCATTCACTCTGTTTCCAACGCTGGTGTGCTGACAAGCCAGATGGACCACAAGGAGGATCACCAGTCCTCGAGCGGCAATTGGAGTGGTAGCAGTTCTACCTGTCCCTCCCAGACATCAGAGACCATTCCACCTGCAGCCTCACCCCCACTCACCGGATCATCCCACTGTGATTCAGAACTATCATTAAATGCAGCTACCAATACTAATGATGACTCCACTGGCTTCATTATTGATCCATATCCTGGAGACCGATCACAAGGCCTCCGTAGCCATAGGACAGGTTCATTTACTTCCACTGCAACTGACATGCTTGATGATGCTGGAGTCAGCACTGCCAGTGAGGGTGAGTGGAGCTATTCACACTACAGGCACAACCTGCCTTGCCATCCCGACTTTAGTCCTGAGCACTCTAGGGCAGAGAATATCCTAGAATGTCCCAGTTTTGCTAGCATAGCCACTTTTGAAAGTTTAACAGATAGGCCACCATCTGAAAAGGCTGACACCACCTCACACTTTTCTGTAGATGTTGAGGGCTACTATACCTCCATGCACTTTGACTGTGGTCTTAAAGGTAGCAAAAGCTTCACGTATAACTATGCATCTGTAGACCAGCAGCAGGCAGAATATGgacatcaaacaaacacacttggGAGACGTAGTCTCTCTCTAAGGAAACCAAAGGTGAAGCCATCCCCACCAAAACGCAGCTCATCcttgaaaaaaataagcagcCACGGTGGACCTCCCACTGACAAGAACGAACCAAAGAATGCTGTCGGTCAGAACAAATCTATGTCTTCCGGTGAGAGAACACAGCATGTGGGGTTGAACGGAGGCTCTTCAAGTCAACTGGAGAGTGAGGAGCCACTGGGGGCTTGGGGTGTTGAGAGTTCTACAGAGATTCCAGAAGTTGCTTTGTTTGGCTCCACAGAAACACATTCCTTCAAGGACGAGGGAGCTGTCCAGTCAGACTATGCAGATCTCTGGCTTCTTAATGACTTGAAATCCAATGATCCTTACAGATCGTTGTCAAATTCCAGCACAGCTACGGGTACCACTGTCATTGAATGCATTAAGTCACAGGAGAGCTCTGAATCCCAGACTTCCCAGTCAGGATCTAGGGCCACCACTCCTTCATTACCATCGGTGGAAAGCGAGTTTAGACTGCCTTCACCAGAAAAGCTGGTAGGTCTAGCCTCACCTTCCAGTGGCTACTCCAGCCAGTCAGAGACACCGACATCATCTCTTCCGTCGGCTTTCTTCCCAAATGCTCACCCAATGTCCCCTACTGGTGGCAAAAGGAAACCCAAAGTCCCAGAGAGGAAGTCCTCACTTGCTTCTTTGCAGCAGCACTCATCTAAAAGGGACCTGGAATTGCCTATCATACCTCCCTCCCATCTTGACCTAAGTGCCCTTCCCAATGTCAGCAAGCCTTCAATTCACAAAAACCAGATGCATATCCTCCACCATAGCAAACAAAAAGCAGCAGTTTCAGCAGAAATCAAGCATGAGAGTCTGGCAACTTCAATTTCAAGTGATGAGCTGGCAGTCACTAGTCCTTTGGCCATCACTCCCACGGTACTTCGTTCAGTTCAACTACGTTCCGTTGGCAAATCTGGAGATGGGAGCCCCGATCGACCAATAACTGATTCTGCCACTAGGCCTAAGTGTCCCACTGTGACTATCATTACCCCACCTACTCACAATAAACCCCATGAAACTAGGAAGCCTCCACCCTATAGGCCCCTTCTCACAGAAACATCCTCTCAGGACAATTGTGAAACACTGTTTACCCCAGTAGATGGACTACCTGCTAAGAATATAGCAAGCCATTTTGGTGCAAGAAATAGATATGACCGATTAGCCCCATCACCTTTTTGGAGCATGACTGCTTTTAAGGCCCCATCTGAGCAGCTGAACATAGACGAAGTGATGTCTGAGAATTCCCGCGAAGTCGCAGAAGAGGTGAGCAcctcaaataatttatttccccAGAGTAGCCTGGAAGTGGAGCAAATCCAGCCATGGAAATCTGAGCCAAATGAGGGACGCCCTGGTCAGAATGGTCTAGGAAAGAGGTCAGATAGTCTTGACCAAGTGCCTGATATTGTCTATCAAAGATCAGAGACATTGCAAGCTTATCTAATCAGCAGTGCTGGAGAAGAATTTGTAACATCAGGTGTTCCTACCAGAAGTGCCTCACAGGAACTTGTAGAGGAAGGGTCAACACCAGAAACAGAGGACTATTTCAGCAAAG AGTCTACACCAAGCGATTCAACTGTGTCCCCTCTAACAGACGAATCCAAAACCGAGGATGATAGTGTTTTTCTTTCACCAAGTAAAAGTCGCACAACAGAGGATCTCTTTGCCATGATCCACAG GTCAAAACGAAAAATGCTGGGCAGGAAAGATTCTGGAGAAATGTCAGTGCGGAGCCGTTTAGCTGTTGTTTCTGGGAATGGCTCTGCTACTAATCCTGCAACCTTGCCAAGCACCCCAAACATGCCTACAAGTCCATCTGCTCAAACTGGGGCTCAGAGAACCCCAGGCCCAATTTACAGGAGTGCCAAAAAGTCCAGTACCTCAAATGAAGAGTTCAAACTGCTGCTGTTGAAAAAGGGAAGTCGGTCCGACTCCAGTTATCGCATGTCAGCTACAGAAATTCTCAAGAGCCCCGTTGCACCCAAAAGCCCCGGTGAGCTCTTAATGGAGGGTTCTAGACCATTTGAGGAGCCACTCTCTCCTTTACAGACACAAATTCCAGAGGGAACTCCTGAGCAAATGCCCAGCCCCTTTCCCAAATCTTATGCTGAGGGCTTTTCCCCAAAAGCTTTTCCCACGTCTGCCTCAACTAGACAAGGCCGGTCCAGGATGCCACCAGCTGCCAATAGCAGCCGCTACAGTACACGAAGTCGGCTGTACACTGCTCCCATGCAGGCCATATCAGAAGGGGAAACAGAAAACTCAGATGGAAGCCCACACGATGACCGTTCCTCCTGA
- the nhsa gene encoding Nance-Horan syndrome protein isoform X4: MKTDSQVITSCIVPINVTEEGANATSPSAISAFLRVGFDREASVRCSLVHSQSVLQRRRKLRRRKTITGIPRRVQQDFDSDESPVARERTVIVHTNPEICQEDLMLSRLNTKDSGCQTEEFLIVGAAPSRRRIRAQRGQGVTVSLSHSTGNISSLPDNSDTMFTASVGSRLRSRSLPREGGRLVDEGHDDSDEDDEEEDEEELSPSETEDFLPVPGEHILKDDEESTDDQAIPESQHNSLKFKQHAGSTEHDWIERGRSHLPRKTDMGSCEISSSSDTFSSPIHSVSNAGVLTSQMDHKEDHQSSSGNWSGSSSTCPSQTSETIPPAASPPLTGSSHCDSELSLNAATNTNDDSTGFIIDPYPGDRSQGLRSHRTGSFTSTATDMLDDAGVSTASEGEWSYSHYRHNLPCHPDFSPEHSRAENILECPSFASIATFESLTDRPPSEKADTTSHFSVDVEGYYTSMHFDCGLKGSKSFTYNYASVDQQQAEYGHQTNTLGRRSLSLRKPKVKPSPPKRSSSLKKISSHGGPPTDKNEPKNAVGQNKSMSSGERTQHVGLNGGSSSQLESEEPLGAWGVESSTEIPEVALFGSTETHSFKDEGAVQSDYADLWLLNDLKSNDPYRSLSNSSTATGTTVIECIKSQESSESQTSQSGSRATTPSLPSVESEFRLPSPEKLVGLASPSSGYSSQSETPTSSLPSAFFPNAHPMSPTGGKRKPKVPERKSSLASLQQHSSKRDLELPIIPPSHLDLSALPNVSKPSIHKNQMHILHHSKQKAAVSAEIKHESLATSISSDELAVTSPLAITPTVLRSVQLRSVGKSGDGSPDRPITDSATRPKCPTVTIITPPTHNKPHETRKPPPYRPLLTETSSQDNCETLFTPVDGLPAKNIASHFGARNRYDRLAPSPFWSMTAFKAPSEQLNIDEVMSENSREVAEEVSTSNNLFPQSSLEVEQIQPWKSEPNEGRPGQNGLGKRSDSLDQVPDIVYQRSETLQAYLISSAGEEFVTSGVPTRSASQELVEEGSTPETEDYFSKESTPSDSTVSPLTDESKTEDDSVFLSPSKSRTTEDLFAMIHRSKRKMLGRKDSGEMSVRSRLAVVSGNGSATNPATLPSTPNMPTSPSAQTGAQRTPGPIYRSAKKSSTSNEEFKLLLLKKGSRSDSSYRMSATEILKSPVAPKSPGELLMEGSRPFEEPLSPLQTQIPEGTPEQMPSPFPKSYAEGFSPKAFPTSASTRQGRSRMPPAANSSRYSTRSRLYTAPMQAISEGETENSDGSPHDDRSS; this comes from the exons ATGAAGACGGACTCTCAAGTCATCACCTCATGCATCGTTCCCATTAATGTAACAG AGGAGGGCGCCAACGCTACTTCCCCCTCAGCGATATCAGCTTTCCTAA GGGTTGGGTTCGACAGAGAGGCCAGTGTACGCTGCTCACTAGTCCACTCACAATCAGTGCTGCAACGGCGAAGGAAGCTAAGGAGACGGAAAACGATCACTGGCATTCCCAGACGGGTGCAACAAGATTTTG attCTGATGAGTCTCCAGTGGCCAGAGAACGTACAGTGATAGTCCACACCAACCCTGAAATTTGCCAAGAGGATCTCATGCTCTCTCGTCTCAACACCAAGGACTCTGGTTGCCAGACAGAAGAATTCTTGATTGTTGGGGCTGCACCCTCACGTAGACGGATCAGAGCCCAAAGGGGGCAGGGCGTGACTGTGTCACTGTCCCATTCCACAGGCAACATATCTTCTCTGCCTGACAACTCTGACACAATGTTCACCGCCTCAGTAGGCTCCCGTCTGCGTTCTCGAAGCCTCCCCCGAGAGGGAGGGCGGCTGGTGGACGAAGGTCACGATGACagtgatgaggatgatgaggaggaggatgaggaagaacTGTCACCCTCTGAGACAGAGGACTTCTTACCAGTCCCAGGGGAACATATTCTTAAAGATGATGAAGAAAGCACTGATGACCAGGCAATCCCAGAGAGCCAGCATAACAGTTTGAAATTCAAGCAGCATGCTGGAAGTACAGAGCATGACTGGATAGAGAGGGGTCGATCCCACCTGCCTCGCAAAACTGACATGGGTAGCTGTGAGATTTCCTCCAGTTCTGATACATTCAGTAGCCCCATTCACTCTGTTTCCAACGCTGGTGTGCTGACAAGCCAGATGGACCACAAGGAGGATCACCAGTCCTCGAGCGGCAATTGGAGTGGTAGCAGTTCTACCTGTCCCTCCCAGACATCAGAGACCATTCCACCTGCAGCCTCACCCCCACTCACCGGATCATCCCACTGTGATTCAGAACTATCATTAAATGCAGCTACCAATACTAATGATGACTCCACTGGCTTCATTATTGATCCATATCCTGGAGACCGATCACAAGGCCTCCGTAGCCATAGGACAGGTTCATTTACTTCCACTGCAACTGACATGCTTGATGATGCTGGAGTCAGCACTGCCAGTGAGGGTGAGTGGAGCTATTCACACTACAGGCACAACCTGCCTTGCCATCCCGACTTTAGTCCTGAGCACTCTAGGGCAGAGAATATCCTAGAATGTCCCAGTTTTGCTAGCATAGCCACTTTTGAAAGTTTAACAGATAGGCCACCATCTGAAAAGGCTGACACCACCTCACACTTTTCTGTAGATGTTGAGGGCTACTATACCTCCATGCACTTTGACTGTGGTCTTAAAGGTAGCAAAAGCTTCACGTATAACTATGCATCTGTAGACCAGCAGCAGGCAGAATATGgacatcaaacaaacacacttggGAGACGTAGTCTCTCTCTAAGGAAACCAAAGGTGAAGCCATCCCCACCAAAACGCAGCTCATCcttgaaaaaaataagcagcCACGGTGGACCTCCCACTGACAAGAACGAACCAAAGAATGCTGTCGGTCAGAACAAATCTATGTCTTCCGGTGAGAGAACACAGCATGTGGGGTTGAACGGAGGCTCTTCAAGTCAACTGGAGAGTGAGGAGCCACTGGGGGCTTGGGGTGTTGAGAGTTCTACAGAGATTCCAGAAGTTGCTTTGTTTGGCTCCACAGAAACACATTCCTTCAAGGACGAGGGAGCTGTCCAGTCAGACTATGCAGATCTCTGGCTTCTTAATGACTTGAAATCCAATGATCCTTACAGATCGTTGTCAAATTCCAGCACAGCTACGGGTACCACTGTCATTGAATGCATTAAGTCACAGGAGAGCTCTGAATCCCAGACTTCCCAGTCAGGATCTAGGGCCACCACTCCTTCATTACCATCGGTGGAAAGCGAGTTTAGACTGCCTTCACCAGAAAAGCTGGTAGGTCTAGCCTCACCTTCCAGTGGCTACTCCAGCCAGTCAGAGACACCGACATCATCTCTTCCGTCGGCTTTCTTCCCAAATGCTCACCCAATGTCCCCTACTGGTGGCAAAAGGAAACCCAAAGTCCCAGAGAGGAAGTCCTCACTTGCTTCTTTGCAGCAGCACTCATCTAAAAGGGACCTGGAATTGCCTATCATACCTCCCTCCCATCTTGACCTAAGTGCCCTTCCCAATGTCAGCAAGCCTTCAATTCACAAAAACCAGATGCATATCCTCCACCATAGCAAACAAAAAGCAGCAGTTTCAGCAGAAATCAAGCATGAGAGTCTGGCAACTTCAATTTCAAGTGATGAGCTGGCAGTCACTAGTCCTTTGGCCATCACTCCCACGGTACTTCGTTCAGTTCAACTACGTTCCGTTGGCAAATCTGGAGATGGGAGCCCCGATCGACCAATAACTGATTCTGCCACTAGGCCTAAGTGTCCCACTGTGACTATCATTACCCCACCTACTCACAATAAACCCCATGAAACTAGGAAGCCTCCACCCTATAGGCCCCTTCTCACAGAAACATCCTCTCAGGACAATTGTGAAACACTGTTTACCCCAGTAGATGGACTACCTGCTAAGAATATAGCAAGCCATTTTGGTGCAAGAAATAGATATGACCGATTAGCCCCATCACCTTTTTGGAGCATGACTGCTTTTAAGGCCCCATCTGAGCAGCTGAACATAGACGAAGTGATGTCTGAGAATTCCCGCGAAGTCGCAGAAGAGGTGAGCAcctcaaataatttatttccccAGAGTAGCCTGGAAGTGGAGCAAATCCAGCCATGGAAATCTGAGCCAAATGAGGGACGCCCTGGTCAGAATGGTCTAGGAAAGAGGTCAGATAGTCTTGACCAAGTGCCTGATATTGTCTATCAAAGATCAGAGACATTGCAAGCTTATCTAATCAGCAGTGCTGGAGAAGAATTTGTAACATCAGGTGTTCCTACCAGAAGTGCCTCACAGGAACTTGTAGAGGAAGGGTCAACACCAGAAACAGAGGACTATTTCAGCAAAG AGTCTACACCAAGCGATTCAACTGTGTCCCCTCTAACAGACGAATCCAAAACCGAGGATGATAGTGTTTTTCTTTCACCAAGTAAAAGTCGCACAACAGAGGATCTCTTTGCCATGATCCACAG GTCAAAACGAAAAATGCTGGGCAGGAAAGATTCTGGAGAAATGTCAGTGCGGAGCCGTTTAGCTGTTGTTTCTGGGAATGGCTCTGCTACTAATCCTGCAACCTTGCCAAGCACCCCAAACATGCCTACAAGTCCATCTGCTCAAACTGGGGCTCAGAGAACCCCAGGCCCAATTTACAGGAGTGCCAAAAAGTCCAGTACCTCAAATGAAGAGTTCAAACTGCTGCTGTTGAAAAAGGGAAGTCGGTCCGACTCCAGTTATCGCATGTCAGCTACAGAAATTCTCAAGAGCCCCGTTGCACCCAAAAGCCCCGGTGAGCTCTTAATGGAGGGTTCTAGACCATTTGAGGAGCCACTCTCTCCTTTACAGACACAAATTCCAGAGGGAACTCCTGAGCAAATGCCCAGCCCCTTTCCCAAATCTTATGCTGAGGGCTTTTCCCCAAAAGCTTTTCCCACGTCTGCCTCAACTAGACAAGGCCGGTCCAGGATGCCACCAGCTGCCAATAGCAGCCGCTACAGTACACGAAGTCGGCTGTACACTGCTCCCATGCAGGCCATATCAGAAGGGGAAACAGAAAACTCAGATGGAAGCCCACACGATGACCGTTCCTCCTGA